Below is a genomic region from bacterium.
CTAAATAGATACGGCGCCGCTTCAGCCTCCTAGCCAATGGCCGCAAGTCAGCAGGCTCGTTCCAATTGCGCAACCGAACTTCCATCGCGTAATGCCAACGATCGATAAAAGTATCGCGATCGTGGGGAGCCAACGGCTCGACCCGGGCCGAGACGAAACCCAGCTCGCGGAATTCGACTCGTTCGACTGCCTCAGGCCGGGTGGTCACGATGTAGTAGTTGTCCGGATGTGTGCGCATGAGCTGCCGAATCTCGCGCAGCACTTCTCCTCGCGCCGTAGGCGGTACTTCGTCCGCGCCATCAAACATGATCAGAGCCCGGCCGCTGCTTAGGACTTCGTCCATCCAGTCAGGCGGAGGATCCGGCAGTTCCTTTGCGAGCAGGAGGGGGAAGTCGCTCGGCCGCGGCAGCTGCCCGCCCGGACAGTCCCGCAA
It encodes:
- a CDS encoding NACHT domain-containing protein, with product MKPESTADDTSPPLGEDWRRKVPFVIRLRDCPGGQLPRPSDFPLLLAKELPDPPPDWMDEVLSSGRALIMFDGADEVPPTARGEVLREIRQLMRTHPDNYYIVTTRPEAVERVEFRELGFVSARVEPLAPHDRDTFIDRWHYAMEVRLRNWNEPADLRPLARRLKRRRIYLAGT